A part of Corynebacterium afermentans subsp. lipophilum genomic DNA contains:
- a CDS encoding DUF2550 domain-containing protein, with protein sequence MAGIAALVLAVLAAAAGWRFAMVRNSGARAMMRELPAQGIHGWRHGVLRYDGERLLFFKLRSLTFHHDVELDRRGVEFEGFRDVTEGEREFMPEIGHVLRFSGPQGDFEFAADRHTEMGLVSWVEAAPDVRKERIDVHSLAQRAQRESAQRDANER encoded by the coding sequence GTGGCGGGTATCGCAGCGCTTGTCCTGGCTGTCCTCGCCGCGGCGGCCGGCTGGCGCTTCGCGATGGTGCGCAACTCCGGCGCACGCGCCATGATGCGTGAGCTGCCGGCGCAGGGCATCCACGGCTGGCGCCACGGGGTGCTGCGCTACGACGGGGAGCGGCTGCTGTTTTTCAAGCTCCGATCTCTGACGTTCCACCACGACGTGGAGCTGGATCGCCGCGGGGTGGAATTCGAGGGCTTCAGGGACGTGACCGAGGGTGAACGGGAGTTCATGCCTGAGATCGGTCACGTCCTTCGCTTTTCCGGCCCGCAGGGGGACTTCGAGTTCGCGGCCGACCGCCACACGGAGATGGGGCTGGTGTCGTGGGTGGAGGCGGCCCCGGATGTGCGCAAGGAGCGTATCGACGTGCATTCGCTGGCCCAACGCGCGCAACGCGAGTCGGCGCAGCGTGATGCAAACGAGCGCTAA
- the nucS gene encoding endonuclease NucS — MRLVIARCSVDYVGRLDAHLPEAKRLILVKADGSVSIHADDRAYKPLNWMTPPCTTRVEQVVHVDGEDTGEELWIVENPKGEQLRITISEVLLDETKELGQDPGLVKDGVESHLQELLAEHITTLGDGVTLVRREYPTAIGPVDILARDPKGGTLAVEVKRRGGIDGVEQLSRYVELLNRDELLRPVRGVFAAQEIKPQARTLAGDRGFECVTLDYDELRGIESAELRLF; from the coding sequence ATGCGTCTTGTCATAGCCCGTTGCTCTGTGGATTACGTCGGCCGCCTGGATGCGCACCTGCCGGAGGCGAAGCGCCTGATCTTGGTCAAGGCGGACGGTTCGGTGTCCATCCACGCGGATGACCGCGCCTACAAGCCGTTGAACTGGATGACGCCGCCGTGCACCACCCGTGTGGAGCAGGTGGTGCACGTCGACGGCGAGGACACCGGCGAAGAGCTGTGGATCGTGGAGAATCCGAAGGGCGAGCAGCTGCGCATCACAATTTCTGAGGTGCTTTTGGACGAGACGAAGGAGCTTGGGCAGGACCCCGGCCTGGTCAAGGACGGCGTGGAGTCGCACCTGCAGGAGCTTTTGGCGGAGCACATCACCACGCTCGGAGACGGCGTCACCTTGGTGCGCCGCGAGTATCCGACTGCGATCGGCCCGGTGGACATCCTGGCGCGCGACCCGAAAGGCGGCACGCTTGCGGTGGAGGTGAAGCGCCGCGGCGGCATCGACGGCGTGGAGCAGCTCAGCCGCTACGTGGAGCTGCTCAACCGCGACGAGCTGCTGCGCCCGGTGCGCGGCGTGTTCGCGGCGCAGGAGATCAAGCCGCAGGCACGCACGCTCGCGGGCGACCGCGGCTTCGAGTGCGTGACCCTGGACTACGACGAGCTGCGCGGCATCGAGTCCGCGGAGCTGCGCCTGTTCTGA
- a CDS encoding MTH1187 family thiamine-binding protein — MIAAFSVAPTMTENSNAEMSDVVARAVKVVRESGLPHETTAMFTTIEGEWDEVMDVIKRATQAVEEVSPRVSLVVKADIRPGYENMLQQKVESLNKHLEA; from the coding sequence ATGATTGCAGCGTTTTCTGTGGCACCGACCATGACCGAAAATTCCAACGCGGAGATGTCCGACGTTGTCGCCAGAGCGGTGAAGGTGGTCCGCGAGTCGGGCCTGCCGCACGAGACCACGGCGATGTTCACCACCATCGAGGGGGAGTGGGACGAGGTCATGGACGTGATTAAGCGGGCGACGCAGGCGGTGGAGGAAGTCTCCCCGCGCGTGTCGCTAGTGGTCAAGGCGGATATCCGTCCCGGCTACGAGAACATGCTGCAGCAGAAAGTTGAATCCCTGAACAAGCACTTGGAGGCGTAA